A single region of the Variovorax paradoxus genome encodes:
- the cyaY gene encoding iron donor protein CyaY has translation MTDSEYMDRAEAALAAIEQGCDRINDATDADIDNQRVGGMITISFKNGSQLIVNLQKPLQEIWLAARSGGYHYRFDGKAWVDTKTGEEFFGNLSREASLQAGQPLEFAAA, from the coding sequence ATGACCGACTCCGAATACATGGACCGCGCCGAAGCCGCGCTCGCCGCCATCGAGCAAGGCTGCGATCGCATCAACGATGCAACCGACGCAGACATAGACAACCAGCGGGTGGGCGGGATGATCACGATTTCATTCAAGAACGGCAGCCAGTTGATCGTGAACCTGCAGAAACCGCTGCAGGAAATCTGGCTGGCCGCGCGCTCCGGCGGCTATCACTACCGCTTCGATGGCAAGGCCTGGGTCGACACCAAGACCGGTGAGGAATTTTTCGGCAACCTGTCGCGCGAGGCGAGCCTGCAAGCCGGGCAGCCGCTGGAGTTTGCGGCCGCCTGA